The following coding sequences lie in one Kribbella sp. NBC_00709 genomic window:
- a CDS encoding transporter substrate-binding domain-containing protein — MTTVAADLAPTGVLRASINLGNPVLANGTPDAPGGVTVDIARELAERLELPLELVCFDAARKSFEALTTGQADICFLAIEPARAEEVAFTAPYVVIEGVYAVPRDSAPATVADVDVEGVRIGVKEGSAYDLYLTRTLQQATVVRGEEGVDVFRAEGLEAAAGIRQPITAYAAEHPDVRVIDERFMQIQQAVGTARSKRPETVTYLHDLIEDLKSSGFVAASLAASGQGDAAVAPPA; from the coding sequence ATGACGACTGTTGCAGCGGATCTCGCGCCGACCGGTGTACTGCGGGCCTCGATCAACCTCGGGAATCCGGTGCTGGCGAACGGTACGCCGGATGCGCCGGGCGGGGTCACCGTGGATATCGCGCGGGAGCTGGCCGAGCGGCTGGAGCTGCCGCTCGAGCTGGTGTGTTTCGACGCGGCGCGGAAGTCGTTCGAGGCCTTGACGACCGGGCAGGCGGACATCTGCTTCCTCGCGATCGAGCCGGCCCGGGCCGAGGAGGTTGCGTTCACCGCGCCGTACGTCGTGATCGAGGGGGTCTACGCCGTACCGCGGGACTCGGCGCCGGCCACGGTCGCCGACGTGGACGTTGAGGGCGTGCGGATCGGGGTAAAGGAAGGGTCGGCGTACGACCTGTACCTGACCCGAACGTTGCAGCAGGCAACGGTCGTCCGTGGCGAGGAGGGCGTGGACGTGTTCCGGGCCGAAGGGCTGGAGGCGGCGGCCGGCATCCGGCAGCCGATCACTGCGTACGCCGCTGAGCATCCCGACGTCCGCGTGATCGACGAGCGGTTCATGCAGATCCAGCAGGCCGTCGGCACGGCCAGGTCGAAGCGCCCCGAGACCGTCACCTACCTCCACGACCTGATCGAGGACCTCAAGTCCTCCGGTTTCGTCGCCGCCTCCCTCGCGGCCTCCGGTCAAGGCGACGCCGCGGTCGCGCCGCCTGCCTGA
- a CDS encoding S8 family serine peptidase, producing the protein MAAKAAQVAKASAKDRSVTLITGDRVTLKGGDPAKPSVRPGAGRTGVAFSSYRLQDHLYVVPSDVREQLSTGKLDSRLFDVTDLIKDGYDDKLPLIVTYTGKNQKRAAIPGAKVSRQLPVINGAAMTATKPASVLSAAGIDKIWLDGKRKVTLDQSVPQIGAPTAWQAGYTGKGIPVAVLDTGIDKSHPDLATQVVGEKNFTDAPDGDHFGHGTHVASTIAGTAAASNGKYKGVAPDARLYDGKVCDDFGSCPDSAILAGMEWAATEVKAKVVNLSLGGTDSPGIDPLEEAVNRLTAETGTLFVIAAGNDGPTERTIGSPGSADAALTVGAVDKQNGLADFSSRGPRVGDGAVKPDISAPGVSIVAAKAKDSIIGEPVGDDYLRLDGTSMATPHVAGSAAILAQEHPDWKAAELKGALMGSAKPADGQTAFEQGSGRVDVAKGIKQTVIAEPGNVSFGTAVWPHDDDTPVTKTLTYRNLGDQPVTLDLAASLSGPDGSPAPADALTLSATSVTVPAGGTASVQATSNTKHDGPDGLYSGRITATGGDVTVTSAIGVEKEQESYTLTLKAIGPDGKPAPVEGVLTAMDRNFFQFLGDGSDTMTMRLLKGEYLVQASQFIEQPDGSFVSYSLVQPSVQLTKDTTVVFDARVAKQVKVTVPQAGAKVALADVGFDRTSADGSYGFGYAGLSFDFDAVYSAQLGPALPPEQFTGHVASQWAKPDANGSFNNSPYIVGQLNTFPGAFPTGFVRAVKKKDQAVVEQATNAASDRAIERVVMGNGPGMNGGWSPVLDYGKAPLTTTLYADGKPVTWQTETDEIIPSTDPNDPFPQTISRLMSPVKSYRAGKSYRERFNAAAFTTAPDLAARAQDDLIVSAFGLADADGNNGYSATDAESSKLTQDGKVVAESPYFGYVEAQGLPAAKTTYTLESTQTRQSFSTFSTRMDLRWTFSSAATAEQTALPLLGIRYRPTVDSHNVAERRPVTVLPVVVESQPGQTVPAIRKLTIQVSGDDGKTWHDAAVAPTGHGGYKVIFVTPKGAPKISLKSHLVDGAGNITDLTVIGAYPLG; encoded by the coding sequence TTGGCCGCGAAGGCCGCGCAGGTCGCGAAGGCGTCGGCCAAGGACCGCAGCGTCACGCTGATCACCGGTGACCGGGTCACGCTGAAGGGCGGTGATCCGGCCAAGCCCTCGGTGCGACCCGGAGCCGGCCGGACCGGCGTCGCGTTCAGCTCGTACCGCCTGCAGGACCACCTGTACGTCGTACCGTCCGACGTCCGTGAGCAGCTGTCCACCGGCAAGCTCGACAGCCGGCTGTTCGACGTGACCGACCTGATCAAGGACGGGTACGACGACAAGCTCCCGCTGATCGTGACGTACACCGGGAAGAACCAGAAGCGGGCCGCGATCCCGGGTGCGAAGGTCTCCCGCCAGCTGCCGGTCATCAACGGTGCGGCGATGACGGCCACGAAGCCCGCAAGCGTCCTGAGCGCGGCCGGGATCGACAAGATCTGGCTCGACGGCAAGCGCAAGGTCACGCTGGACCAGTCGGTCCCGCAGATCGGCGCCCCGACCGCGTGGCAGGCCGGCTACACCGGCAAGGGCATCCCGGTGGCCGTCCTCGACACCGGCATCGACAAGTCGCACCCGGACCTCGCGACCCAGGTGGTCGGTGAGAAGAACTTCACCGACGCACCGGACGGCGACCACTTCGGCCACGGCACCCATGTCGCCTCCACGATCGCCGGTACGGCGGCCGCGTCGAACGGCAAGTACAAGGGCGTGGCCCCGGACGCGCGGCTGTACGACGGCAAGGTCTGCGACGACTTCGGCAGCTGCCCGGACTCCGCGATCCTGGCCGGGATGGAGTGGGCCGCGACCGAGGTCAAGGCGAAGGTCGTCAACCTGAGCCTCGGCGGCACCGACAGCCCGGGCATCGACCCGCTCGAGGAGGCCGTGAACCGGCTGACCGCCGAGACCGGCACGCTGTTCGTGATTGCCGCCGGCAACGACGGACCGACCGAGCGGACCATCGGTTCGCCGGGCAGTGCGGACGCCGCGCTCACCGTCGGCGCCGTCGACAAGCAGAACGGGCTGGCAGACTTCTCCAGCCGCGGGCCGCGCGTCGGTGACGGGGCCGTGAAGCCGGACATCAGCGCGCCCGGTGTGTCGATCGTGGCGGCGAAGGCGAAGGACTCGATCATCGGCGAGCCGGTCGGCGACGACTACCTGCGCCTCGACGGTACGTCGATGGCGACGCCGCACGTGGCCGGATCGGCCGCGATCCTCGCCCAGGAGCACCCGGACTGGAAGGCCGCCGAGCTGAAGGGCGCGCTGATGGGGTCGGCCAAGCCGGCCGACGGCCAGACCGCGTTCGAGCAGGGCTCGGGCCGGGTCGATGTTGCCAAGGGCATCAAGCAGACCGTGATCGCCGAGCCGGGCAACGTCTCGTTCGGTACGGCGGTGTGGCCGCACGACGACGACACCCCGGTCACCAAGACGCTGACGTACCGCAACCTCGGCGATCAGCCGGTGACGCTGGACCTGGCCGCCTCGCTGAGCGGTCCGGACGGCAGCCCGGCCCCGGCCGACGCGCTGACGCTGAGCGCCACGTCGGTCACCGTCCCCGCGGGCGGTACGGCGTCCGTGCAGGCGACCTCGAACACCAAGCACGACGGCCCGGACGGCCTGTACTCCGGTCGCATCACCGCGACCGGCGGCGACGTCACAGTCACGAGCGCGATCGGCGTCGAGAAGGAGCAGGAGAGCTACACGCTGACCCTGAAGGCGATCGGTCCCGACGGCAAGCCGGCTCCGGTCGAGGGCGTGCTGACCGCGATGGACCGGAACTTCTTCCAGTTCCTCGGTGACGGCAGCGACACCATGACGATGCGGCTGCTGAAGGGCGAATACCTGGTGCAGGCCAGCCAGTTCATCGAGCAGCCGGACGGCAGCTTCGTCAGTTACAGCCTCGTGCAGCCGTCGGTCCAGCTGACCAAGGACACCACGGTGGTGTTCGATGCGCGGGTCGCCAAGCAGGTCAAGGTGACCGTGCCGCAGGCCGGCGCGAAGGTCGCGCTCGCCGACGTCGGGTTCGACCGCACGTCCGCCGACGGCTCGTACGGATTCGGCTACGCGGGCCTGTCGTTCGACTTCGACGCCGTCTACAGCGCGCAGCTCGGTCCCGCGCTGCCGCCCGAGCAGTTCACCGGCCACGTCGCGTCGCAGTGGGCGAAGCCCGACGCCAACGGGTCGTTCAACAACTCGCCGTACATCGTCGGCCAGCTGAACACGTTCCCCGGCGCGTTCCCGACCGGGTTCGTGCGGGCGGTCAAGAAGAAGGACCAGGCGGTCGTCGAACAAGCCACCAACGCCGCGAGTGACCGGGCCATCGAGCGGGTCGTGATGGGCAACGGGCCTGGCATGAACGGCGGCTGGTCGCCGGTGCTCGACTACGGCAAGGCCCCGTTGACCACGACGTTGTACGCCGATGGCAAGCCGGTCACCTGGCAGACCGAGACCGACGAGATCATCCCGAGCACCGACCCGAACGACCCGTTCCCGCAGACGATCAGCCGGCTGATGTCGCCGGTGAAGTCGTACCGGGCCGGCAAGTCGTACCGGGAGCGGTTCAACGCGGCCGCCTTCACGACGGCGCCGGATCTCGCCGCCCGGGCCCAGGATGACCTGATCGTGTCCGCCTTCGGCCTTGCCGATGCGGATGGGAACAACGGGTACAGCGCCACCGACGCGGAGTCCAGCAAGTTGACCCAGGACGGGAAGGTCGTCGCCGAGTCGCCGTACTTCGGGTACGTCGAGGCGCAAGGGCTGCCCGCAGCGAAGACGACGTACACGCTGGAGTCGACGCAGACGCGGCAGTCGTTCAGCACGTTCAGCACCCGGATGGATCTGCGCTGGACGTTCTCCTCGGCGGCGACCGCAGAGCAGACGGCGCTGCCGTTGCTCGGGATCCGCTACCGGCCGACGGTGGACAGCCACAACGTGGCCGAGCGCAGACCGGTCACCGTGCTGCCCGTCGTGGTCGAGTCGCAGCCCGGTCAGACGGTGCCCGCGATCCGGAAGCTGACCATCCAGGTCTCCGGTGACGACGGCAAGACCTGGCACGACGCCGCGGTCGCGCCGACCGGGCACGGCGGGTACAAGGTGATCTTCGTGACCCCGAAGGGTGCACCGAAGATCTCGCTGAAGTCCCACCTGGTCGACGGTGCCGGGAACATTACGGATCTGACCGTTATCGGCGCTTATCCGTTGGGCTGA